A single window of Coffea eugenioides isolate CCC68of chromosome 7, Ceug_1.0, whole genome shotgun sequence DNA harbors:
- the LOC113778453 gene encoding serine/threonine-protein kinase 38-like — protein sequence MSFQLEEIDADVDYYRVRSCRTENIGEIFALKKLRKSDMLRQGQVEHVRFERNLLVEVDSQCIVKLFYSFQDSNFLYLIMEYLAGVDIMTLLMREDILSEDVARFYIAESILVIHSIH from the exons ATGTCATTCCAACTAGAAGAAATTGATGCAGATGTTGACTATTACagg GTTAGATCGTGTCGTACTGAAAATATAGGAGAAATATTTGCCttgaagaaattaaggaagtCAGATATGCTCAGGCAGGGACAG GTTGAGCATGTTCGCTTTGAGAGGAATTTGCTTGTAGAGGTTGACAGTCAGTGTATAGTGAAACTTTTTTATTCTTTCCAAGATTCAAATTTTTTGTACCTTATCATGGAATATTTAGCTGGTGTGGACATCATGACCTTGCTGATGAGAGAGGATATTCTTTCTGAAGATGTTGCCAGATTCTACATTGCTGAAAGTATTCTTGTTATACATTCGATTCATTAA